From the Teredinibacter turnerae T7901 genome, one window contains:
- the pckA gene encoding phosphoenolpyruvate carboxykinase (ATP) has protein sequence MAVNIDLSKYGIQDVQEIVHNPSYDQLFEEETNPNLEGYERGVVTELGAVSVNTGIFTGRSPKDKFIVYDDVSKEHLWWDSNIAHNDNKPVTPEVWKDLKSLVVEELSGKRLFVVDTFCGANEDTRMKVRFIVEVAWQAHFVTNMFIRPTEEELANYGEPDFVVMNGSKTSNPKWKEHGMNSEVFTVFNMTEKMQVIGGTWYGGEMKKGMFAMMNYYLPLNHIASMHCSANVGEAGDVAIFFGLSGTGKTTLSTDPKRKLIGDDEHGWDDNGVFNFEGGCYAKTINLDPESEPDIYNAIKRDALLENVTVDESGKIDFNDGSVTENTRVSYPIYHIENIVKPVSRAGHAKKVIFLTADAFGVLPPVSKLTPEQTQYHFLSGFTAKLAGTERGITEPTPTFSACFGKAFLTLHPVKYGEELVARMKAAGATAYLVNTGWNGTGKRISIKDTRGIIDAILDGSVDSAESKSVPIFNLEVPTALPGVDGGILDPRDTYASEAEWTEKAEKLAKLFVDNFEKFTDNAEGKALVEAGPKL, from the coding sequence ATGGCTGTAAATATCGACCTATCGAAGTATGGTATCCAAGACGTTCAGGAAATCGTGCACAACCCTTCCTACGATCAACTGTTTGAAGAAGAAACCAATCCTAACCTGGAAGGTTATGAGCGCGGTGTGGTTACCGAGTTAGGCGCAGTATCTGTTAACACAGGTATTTTTACTGGTCGCTCCCCGAAAGATAAATTCATCGTATACGATGATGTGAGCAAAGAGCACCTGTGGTGGGATTCTAATATCGCTCACAACGACAACAAACCAGTCACTCCTGAAGTGTGGAAAGATCTGAAAAGTCTGGTTGTTGAAGAATTATCCGGGAAGCGTCTGTTTGTTGTAGATACTTTCTGCGGTGCCAACGAAGATACCCGCATGAAAGTGCGTTTTATTGTTGAAGTTGCCTGGCAGGCTCACTTTGTTACCAACATGTTTATTCGCCCCACTGAAGAAGAGCTGGCGAACTACGGCGAGCCTGACTTTGTGGTAATGAACGGATCTAAAACATCCAATCCAAAATGGAAAGAGCACGGCATGAATTCCGAAGTATTTACCGTGTTCAATATGACTGAAAAAATGCAGGTAATCGGCGGTACATGGTACGGCGGCGAAATGAAAAAAGGTATGTTCGCGATGATGAACTACTACCTGCCTCTGAACCACATCGCCTCTATGCACTGCTCTGCCAACGTGGGCGAAGCTGGCGACGTAGCGATTTTCTTCGGTCTGTCCGGTACTGGTAAAACCACACTGTCTACAGATCCAAAACGTAAACTGATTGGTGACGACGAGCACGGCTGGGACGACAACGGTGTGTTCAACTTTGAAGGTGGATGCTATGCAAAAACCATCAATCTTGATCCAGAAAGCGAGCCAGATATTTACAATGCTATCAAGCGCGATGCACTGCTTGAAAACGTGACTGTTGATGAAAGTGGTAAAATTGATTTCAATGACGGTTCAGTAACTGAAAACACTCGTGTTTCTTACCCAATTTACCACATTGAAAACATTGTTAAGCCCGTATCACGCGCCGGGCACGCGAAGAAAGTTATCTTCCTGACAGCGGATGCTTTCGGTGTGTTACCTCCAGTGTCTAAGCTGACTCCAGAGCAAACTCAGTATCATTTCCTCTCTGGTTTTACTGCGAAGCTGGCCGGTACTGAACGTGGTATTACTGAGCCAACACCTACTTTCTCTGCGTGCTTTGGTAAAGCGTTCCTCACTCTGCACCCAGTGAAATACGGAGAAGAGCTGGTTGCGCGTATGAAGGCGGCGGGAGCGACTGCGTACCTGGTAAATACTGGTTGGAACGGTACTGGCAAACGTATTTCCATCAAAGATACTCGCGGGATTATTGACGCGATTCTGGATGGCAGTGTGGACAGCGCTGAAAGCAAATCCGTGCCTATCTTTAACCTTGAAGTACCAACAGCGCTGCCAGGTGTTGACGGCGGTATTCTCGACCCTCGCGACACTTATGCCAGTGAAGCTGAATGGACTGAAAAAGCCGAGAAACTTGCAAAACTGTTTGTCGACAATTTCGAGAAATTCACCGACAACGCAGAAGGTAAAGCCTTGGTTGAAGCGGGTCCCAAACTCTAA
- a CDS encoding HDOD domain-containing protein produces MSALAAKITQDITTAIDQDKLVLPTLPEIALKVREVADDDDASIKQLSDVISTDAALTARIIKVANSPIFRAPREIEDLNMALARLGMQYTCNLATGLAMEQMFQATSDIVDKRLRDTWHRSSEIAGMCHVLCKHRTRLRPDQAALAGLIHQIGVLPILSYAEDFPSILRDSLTLDQVIEQAHPIIGVKILKAWEFPSELQQIPQQHLDFTRSIASADYADIVTVAMLQAYADTKRFEGLDYSTVGAFNRLGLDPSIESAEAEDLSEDMEAAMAMLQA; encoded by the coding sequence ATGAGTGCGCTTGCAGCGAAAATTACGCAAGACATAACCACGGCGATCGACCAAGACAAACTTGTACTACCCACCCTGCCTGAAATCGCCCTGAAAGTGCGGGAAGTGGCCGATGACGACGATGCCAGCATCAAACAACTGTCCGATGTGATCAGCACCGATGCAGCACTGACCGCCCGGATCATCAAAGTTGCCAACAGCCCAATTTTTCGCGCCCCACGAGAAATTGAAGATCTAAACATGGCCCTCGCCAGATTGGGCATGCAGTACACCTGTAACCTGGCAACTGGCTTGGCCATGGAGCAAATGTTCCAGGCGACTTCCGATATTGTCGACAAAAGGTTGCGCGACACCTGGCATCGCTCCAGCGAAATCGCCGGCATGTGTCACGTGCTGTGCAAGCACCGCACACGACTTCGGCCTGACCAGGCAGCGCTTGCGGGTCTGATTCATCAAATCGGCGTGCTGCCCATTTTATCCTACGCTGAAGATTTCCCATCCATTCTCCGCGACAGCCTGACTCTGGACCAGGTCATCGAACAAGCCCACCCGATAATTGGTGTAAAAATTCTTAAAGCCTGGGAATTTCCCAGCGAATTACAGCAAATCCCGCAACAACACCTGGATTTTACGCGTTCCATTGCGAGTGCTGACTACGCGGATATCGTCACTGTCGCCATGCTCCAGGCATATGCCGACACCAAACGCTTCGAAGGCCTGGACTACAGCACCGTGGGTGCGTTTAACCGTCTTGGTCTGGACCCGAGTATTGAATCCGCGGAGGCAGAGGATCTGAGCGAGGACATGGAAGCCGCGATGGCAATGTTGCAAGCCTAA
- a CDS encoding YgfZ/GcvT domain-containing protein, with translation MWSELPQLPAPEIDLLPDTIQQPVLIHLSDYRLIVITGPDGEKFLQGQTTCDFRRFEKHQWLRGAHCNAKGRMHSTFVAAKIGDQQIGLRVHASIAESALKALQKYIVFSKAEARVHTALLVGVLGDAAETTLPFSLPDVGHCDTSAGFPVLRLEAAAAELWLLNDTHAGIPDQLPGVWAHPECWQQYLLDKGIADVTAESVEELLPQELNYQLVDAVSFDKGCYTGQEIVARMHYRGKLKKHLYLAETDLSADSTLGFGMDVVGEKGSVGKVITATRLGQNRWRLLALVQDDATQNSAHLALAGQPILTWKPLPYAIPNESS, from the coding sequence ATGTGGAGTGAATTACCTCAACTGCCCGCTCCGGAAATCGACTTGTTACCAGACACGATTCAGCAACCGGTTCTAATACACTTAAGCGATTATCGGCTTATTGTCATTACCGGCCCGGATGGCGAAAAATTTCTTCAAGGCCAAACCACCTGTGATTTTCGCCGATTTGAGAAACACCAATGGCTTCGTGGAGCACATTGCAACGCTAAAGGCAGAATGCACAGCACATTTGTCGCCGCCAAAATTGGCGATCAGCAAATCGGGCTGCGAGTACACGCCAGCATTGCCGAGTCCGCTCTCAAAGCCTTGCAAAAATATATTGTCTTCTCCAAAGCAGAAGCCAGGGTTCACACGGCCTTGCTAGTTGGAGTGCTCGGCGACGCAGCCGAGACGACGCTACCGTTTTCACTCCCCGATGTTGGCCATTGTGACACCAGCGCGGGCTTTCCCGTCCTGAGACTGGAGGCAGCCGCCGCTGAACTTTGGCTGTTGAACGACACCCACGCGGGCATCCCTGATCAACTCCCCGGCGTATGGGCGCACCCCGAATGCTGGCAGCAATACCTCCTGGATAAGGGCATTGCCGATGTTACCGCAGAATCCGTGGAAGAGCTGTTGCCTCAGGAACTCAACTACCAGCTTGTCGATGCAGTATCTTTTGACAAAGGCTGCTACACCGGCCAGGAAATCGTTGCGCGCATGCACTATCGAGGGAAGCTTAAAAAACACCTTTATCTAGCTGAGACAGACTTGTCCGCAGATAGCACGCTAGGGTTTGGGATGGACGTTGTCGGCGAGAAAGGAAGTGTCGGCAAGGTAATAACCGCGACCAGGCTTGGGCAAAACCGCTGGCGATTACTGGCACTGGTGCAGGATGACGCAACGCAAAATAGTGCCCATCTAGCCTTAGCCGGGCAGCCGATTCTGACGTGGAAACCCCTTCCATATGCTATACCTAATGAAAGCAGTTGA
- a CDS encoding succinate dehydrogenase assembly factor 2, giving the protein MDINRLRWASRRGMLELDLVLLPFLENHFHSLNAEDQQLFETLLECEDQDLFNWFLRKNLPDDENLRRIVTIILSHTGLQDGR; this is encoded by the coding sequence ATGGATATTAACAGATTGCGCTGGGCGAGCCGAAGAGGCATGCTCGAACTCGATTTAGTACTTTTACCGTTTCTGGAAAATCACTTTCATTCACTCAACGCAGAGGATCAACAGCTTTTCGAAACTCTGCTCGAGTGCGAAGATCAAGACCTGTTCAACTGGTTTCTACGCAAAAACCTGCCAGACGACGAAAATCTGCGGCGAATCGTCACAATTATTCTTTCGCACACCGGCTTGCAAGATGGCCGCTAA
- the nadB gene encoding L-aspartate oxidase gives MTVTDTKIMATTTPQTSSHQYDVLIIGSGAAGLSLALHLPSNVNIAVLSKASLSEGSTWYAQGGIAAVLDDNDTVESHVADTLEAGAGLCHTDAVEFTISHSRQAIDWLIELGVDFTRDAGNGDYHLTREGGHSKRRVIHSADATGKALHTALMDKVKTHTNITLFDHYIAVDLIKQVDPMSKKRRCAGAYVYNRNTDRVETFAARSVALATGGASKVYLYSSNPDGASGDGIAMAWRAGCRVANMEFNQFHPTCLFHPKAKSFLITEALRGEGGHLLLPSGERFMDKFHERGELAPRDVVARAIDHEMKRLGSDCIYLDISHKSEEFIRSHFPTIYQECLTFGIDITKEPIPVVPAAHYTCGGIMVDKHGQTDLKNLYAIGESSFTGLHGANRMASNSLLECLVYARSAAESISAQLDTIPPVAEIAPWDESRVTNSDEDVVISHNWEELRRFMWDYVGIVRTQKRLERATHRIKLLQKEIHEYYSNYKVGNDLIELRNLALVAELIIRSATQRKESRGLHYSLDYPARAEIATDTVLVPMNFASQDIFVR, from the coding sequence TTGACGGTAACAGATACTAAGATCATGGCGACAACCACTCCCCAAACTAGCTCCCACCAGTATGACGTCCTTATTATTGGAAGTGGCGCAGCAGGACTCTCTCTAGCGCTCCACCTCCCTAGCAATGTGAACATTGCCGTGCTCAGTAAAGCATCTCTCAGCGAGGGCTCCACCTGGTACGCTCAAGGTGGCATTGCTGCGGTACTTGATGACAATGACACTGTCGAGTCCCATGTGGCAGATACGCTCGAGGCCGGCGCGGGCCTGTGTCATACCGATGCGGTTGAATTCACCATCAGTCACAGTAGACAGGCGATTGATTGGCTGATTGAGTTAGGGGTGGACTTCACGCGAGATGCTGGTAATGGAGACTACCATCTCACTCGTGAGGGTGGGCACAGTAAACGGCGGGTGATACACAGTGCCGATGCGACCGGTAAGGCGCTACACACCGCACTGATGGATAAGGTTAAGACGCACACCAATATCACCCTGTTTGACCACTACATCGCCGTCGACCTTATTAAGCAGGTCGACCCCATGAGTAAGAAACGCCGCTGTGCTGGTGCGTATGTGTACAACCGCAATACAGACCGGGTAGAAACTTTTGCCGCCCGCAGCGTCGCATTAGCAACCGGCGGAGCGAGCAAGGTGTACCTCTATTCGTCAAACCCTGACGGCGCCAGCGGCGACGGTATCGCGATGGCATGGCGCGCAGGGTGCCGGGTAGCCAACATGGAGTTTAACCAATTTCATCCGACCTGCCTGTTTCACCCGAAAGCAAAATCTTTTCTTATCACCGAAGCATTGCGTGGTGAAGGAGGACACTTGTTGCTGCCTAGTGGCGAACGCTTTATGGACAAATTCCATGAACGGGGAGAGCTGGCTCCTCGCGACGTTGTGGCACGGGCCATCGACCATGAAATGAAACGTTTAGGCAGCGATTGCATTTACCTGGACATCAGCCACAAATCCGAAGAGTTCATTCGCTCTCATTTCCCCACCATCTACCAGGAGTGCCTCACCTTTGGTATCGACATTACCAAAGAACCGATTCCCGTGGTTCCCGCCGCACACTACACCTGTGGCGGCATTATGGTGGACAAACACGGGCAAACTGATCTGAAAAACCTGTACGCCATAGGCGAATCGTCCTTCACCGGGCTACATGGCGCCAACCGTATGGCCAGTAACTCCCTGCTCGAATGTCTGGTATATGCCCGATCCGCAGCGGAATCCATTTCGGCACAGCTGGACACAATCCCTCCAGTTGCAGAAATTGCCCCTTGGGACGAGTCTCGCGTAACCAACTCAGACGAAGACGTTGTAATTTCGCATAACTGGGAAGAACTGCGCCGATTTATGTGGGACTACGTCGGGATTGTGCGTACCCAAAAGCGGCTGGAGCGCGCCACCCATCGCATCAAGCTACTGCAAAAAGAAATTCACGAATACTACTCGAATTACAAAGTAGGCAACGACTTGATCGAGCTGCGCAATCTGGCACTGGTGGCCGAGCTAATCATCCGCTCCGCAACCCAAAGAAAGGAAAGTCGTGGCCTGCACTACTCGCTGGATTACCCTGCGCGCGCAGAGATTGCCACCGACACGGTGTTAGTACCGATGAACTTTGCCAGCCAGGATATTTTCGTTCGCTAG
- the rpoE gene encoding RNA polymerase sigma factor RpoE has protein sequence MAVQPASQTDEELVARVQKGDKRAFDLLVLKYQHKILSIISRFVKDSAEVQDVAQETFIKAYRALANFRGESAFYTWIYRIAVNTAKNHLVSRGRRPPSSDVEVDDAEYYGGGDQLKDIASPERQLMRDQLEEVVNRAIRDLPEDLRTAVTLREMEGLSYEEIAEVMECPVGTVRSRIFRARESIDRQISPLLDGMDKSA, from the coding sequence ATGGCGGTTCAGCCCGCATCACAAACCGACGAAGAGCTCGTTGCGCGCGTTCAGAAAGGCGATAAACGCGCGTTTGATTTGCTGGTATTGAAATATCAGCACAAAATCCTTTCGATCATCAGCCGTTTCGTTAAAGACAGCGCTGAAGTGCAAGACGTTGCCCAGGAAACTTTTATCAAGGCCTACCGAGCACTCGCCAATTTCCGTGGCGAGAGTGCCTTTTACACCTGGATTTACCGTATAGCCGTGAACACAGCGAAGAATCACCTTGTGTCTCGTGGTAGAAGGCCGCCATCCTCCGACGTGGAGGTGGACGATGCTGAGTACTATGGCGGTGGCGACCAATTAAAAGATATCGCGTCTCCGGAGCGCCAACTTATGCGTGATCAGTTGGAGGAGGTGGTCAATCGGGCGATTAGAGATCTGCCTGAGGATTTGCGAACTGCGGTTACTCTTCGAGAGATGGAAGGATTGAGTTACGAGGAAATTGCTGAGGTCATGGAGTGCCCAGTGGGCACAGTTCGGTCGCGTATATTTCGCGCTCGCGAGTCTATCGACCGCCAAATTTCCCCACTTTTAGACGGGATGGATAAATCCGCATAA
- a CDS encoding sigma-E factor negative regulatory protein, with translation MVSTADRDNFSTDSVLGESISALVDNQGNELDLARVLKASDSDVHARSQWQRYHQISATMRSEDTSFAAIDLSAGIRAAIASEQTLAGQPQVATSRSWLHLLGKTSIAATVAVGFLVGVQQLGQSPNAVNDGAIAEAEPFQAPDLNSAVIPAGFDSPQLSARTVSTGPSNTVYSSPSAQIQGLPSQRPDTFISDPQLQAHFDRLLMIHAQEVSASSDLSVMPFARLTDLNALDSEAVETEAAVGAAE, from the coding sequence ATGGTTTCCACTGCGGATAGAGATAACTTTTCTACCGATTCTGTTTTGGGTGAATCCATTTCGGCGTTGGTCGATAATCAGGGTAACGAGCTCGATTTAGCCCGTGTACTCAAGGCGTCCGACAGCGACGTTCATGCACGCAGCCAATGGCAGCGTTACCACCAAATAAGTGCAACAATGCGAAGCGAAGATACATCCTTCGCTGCCATCGACCTCTCTGCAGGTATCCGCGCAGCGATTGCTTCTGAGCAGACATTGGCTGGCCAACCCCAGGTCGCGACTTCGCGTTCCTGGCTGCATCTCCTGGGTAAAACCTCTATTGCTGCGACTGTAGCTGTGGGTTTTTTGGTGGGTGTGCAACAGCTAGGTCAGTCGCCGAATGCGGTAAACGATGGCGCAATTGCAGAAGCTGAGCCGTTCCAGGCGCCAGATCTGAATTCTGCTGTGATTCCAGCGGGCTTTGACTCGCCGCAGCTTTCAGCAAGAACTGTGAGCACAGGTCCGTCAAATACCGTCTACAGCTCTCCCTCTGCTCAGATCCAGGGGCTGCCGAGCCAACGGCCGGATACGTTTATTTCCGACCCGCAGCTACAGGCGCACTTCGATAGGCTGTTAATGATTCATGCGCAGGAAGTGTCAGCGAGCAGTGATCTAAGTGTAATGCCTTTCGCTCGTTTGACGGACTTAAATGCATTGGACAGCGAGGCTGTTGAAACCGAAGCTGCGGTAGGCGCTGCAGAGTAA
- a CDS encoding MucB/RseB C-terminal domain-containing protein, giving the protein MSAEQVLSRLSQSMREQNYQGVVTYEHGGRLETMQATHLVLDGVEFESYSHLNGPERQHARMGRLVSCQTLGGQLLSGGKFAAGSAIARFHDHYQFYVKGYDRVAGRKVVVMQILPKDNFRYGISLGVDVESGVLLKYLVMQPNRALERIQFVAFELNPTFSPDEIASITANANGLQPCAEPEPQAQVPEALSEWMPSWAPPGFVHVSSKRTEQDGIVHTYTDGLASYSVFINSEVVASDDESARIPQGAAQRGATLVVMSLQASGEKVVHVAVVGEVPQVTAAQVLKSVSLTKTATN; this is encoded by the coding sequence ATGAGCGCGGAGCAAGTGCTTTCACGCCTCTCTCAGTCGATGCGAGAGCAGAACTACCAGGGTGTGGTCACCTACGAACACGGTGGCCGGCTCGAAACGATGCAAGCGACACATCTTGTATTAGATGGAGTGGAATTCGAAAGTTATTCCCATCTTAACGGGCCTGAACGCCAGCACGCGCGAATGGGCAGGCTCGTCTCCTGCCAGACGCTTGGTGGCCAACTGCTTAGTGGTGGTAAGTTCGCCGCGGGGTCGGCCATCGCACGTTTTCACGACCACTATCAGTTCTACGTCAAAGGGTATGACCGTGTTGCAGGGCGTAAAGTCGTTGTTATGCAAATTCTGCCCAAAGACAACTTCCGCTACGGCATCAGTCTTGGTGTGGATGTGGAATCCGGCGTGCTTCTAAAATATCTGGTGATGCAGCCGAATCGTGCACTCGAACGAATACAGTTTGTGGCGTTTGAGCTGAATCCCACGTTTTCTCCTGACGAAATCGCCAGCATCACCGCGAATGCAAACGGTCTTCAGCCGTGCGCCGAACCAGAACCGCAAGCGCAAGTGCCAGAGGCACTTTCGGAGTGGATGCCAAGCTGGGCTCCCCCCGGCTTTGTGCATGTGAGCAGCAAGCGCACCGAGCAGGACGGTATAGTCCATACTTACACGGATGGCCTCGCATCTTACTCGGTGTTTATCAATAGCGAGGTGGTCGCCAGCGATGACGAGAGTGCACGTATACCGCAAGGCGCAGCGCAGCGGGGCGCGACTCTAGTGGTAATGTCGCTTCAGGCGTCCGGTGAGAAGGTCGTGCATGTTGCTGTGGTCGGCGAAGTCCCCCAGGTGACTGCCGCGCAGGTATTGAAGTCTGTTAGTTTGACTAAGACCGCAACCAACTGA
- a CDS encoding SoxR reducing system RseC family protein, translating to MITENGKVLAVEDHNVWVETLKTSTCGACRARHGCGQRMLAASDDYTRVRVALPAEYGNLQPGDEVTLGIDESSFLKGVFLAYGLPLVAMLVAVASAAQFFTEEWVLMLAAITGLITGGAVVRLTASNMALNQCFRARLISRAENAIVQTLNMLD from the coding sequence ATGATTACCGAAAACGGTAAGGTGTTAGCCGTAGAAGATCATAACGTTTGGGTTGAAACGCTCAAAACATCCACGTGCGGAGCTTGCAGGGCGCGCCACGGGTGTGGCCAGCGTATGCTCGCCGCTTCCGATGACTATACCCGCGTTAGAGTCGCATTACCTGCAGAGTACGGTAATTTGCAGCCGGGCGATGAAGTCACTCTAGGTATTGACGAATCTTCCTTCCTGAAAGGCGTTTTTCTGGCGTACGGTTTACCTCTGGTGGCGATGCTAGTCGCGGTGGCGTCGGCGGCACAGTTTTTTACCGAAGAATGGGTCTTGATGTTGGCCGCTATTACTGGCTTGATCACCGGCGGCGCGGTAGTGCGGTTGACAGCAAGCAACATGGCGCTCAACCAATGTTTTAGAGCGCGATTAATTTCCCGCGCAGAAAACGCTATAGTACAGACTTTAAACATGCTCGATTAA
- a CDS encoding trypsin-like peptidase domain-containing protein: protein MRAASFFRFVCVLTVALAIDVNAASYNLPDFRPLIEKTSPAVVKINTTTKARQSEIELPPGHQIPDIFRHLLEPRDLPRREMHSMGSGFFISADGYLLTNNHVVEDADQIVVRLVDRREYKAIVIGRDPRSDLALLKVDEDKLPYLELAAKDDIQIGEWVVAIGSPFGLDFSASAGIVSAIGRSIPTERNENYVPFIQTDVAINPGNSGGPLFNLDGKVVGVNSQIYTRSGGSIGLSFAIPSSVALNVVSQLKEKGRVDRGWLGVVIQEVDKDLADSFGLKKPAGALVAQLEPTGPAAMSGLLVGDIILRFDDQEILSSGDLPHAVGATPPDTEVPVLVMRKGKRKTLDVKVGRLSGHESDAPAQVLADGNVVTDRLGLVVEPVDATVEEKWHLVGGVLVTQVDPQGAAADAGISPGDVIAQLGFEQIATVDDYTRVMKALPADDLVPIRFFRDGSPTFRTIRIE, encoded by the coding sequence TTGCGCGCTGCAAGCTTTTTCCGATTTGTCTGTGTTTTAACCGTCGCGCTGGCGATTGATGTCAATGCTGCCAGCTATAACCTGCCAGACTTTCGCCCTCTCATAGAAAAAACATCTCCTGCTGTGGTGAAAATAAACACTACAACTAAAGCCAGGCAAAGCGAGATTGAATTGCCCCCTGGCCACCAGATCCCTGATATTTTTCGCCACCTGCTCGAACCGCGTGATTTGCCCCGGCGCGAGATGCACTCGATGGGGTCAGGCTTTTTTATATCTGCCGACGGTTACCTTTTAACCAACAATCATGTTGTCGAAGATGCTGATCAGATCGTCGTTCGCCTGGTCGACCGCCGTGAATATAAGGCCATCGTCATTGGTCGCGATCCTCGGTCAGATCTGGCGCTACTTAAGGTAGACGAAGATAAGCTGCCATACCTCGAACTGGCCGCAAAAGATGATATTCAAATTGGCGAGTGGGTAGTCGCTATAGGGTCGCCTTTCGGGCTGGATTTTTCCGCCAGTGCCGGGATTGTAAGTGCGATTGGCCGCAGTATTCCTACCGAGCGCAACGAGAATTATGTGCCGTTTATTCAAACGGATGTCGCAATAAACCCAGGTAACTCCGGTGGCCCTTTGTTTAATTTGGATGGCAAAGTTGTGGGGGTTAATTCTCAAATCTACACCCGGTCCGGTGGTTCTATTGGTTTATCATTCGCGATACCGTCCAGCGTGGCACTCAATGTCGTGTCCCAGCTGAAAGAGAAGGGGCGGGTCGACAGAGGCTGGCTCGGGGTAGTGATTCAGGAGGTAGACAAAGACCTCGCTGACTCGTTTGGCCTTAAAAAACCTGCGGGCGCACTGGTTGCGCAACTCGAGCCGACAGGGCCTGCTGCAATGTCGGGCTTGTTGGTTGGCGATATTATTTTGCGCTTCGATGACCAGGAAATTTTGTCTTCCGGCGATTTGCCCCACGCCGTTGGAGCAACGCCGCCGGATACAGAAGTACCCGTATTGGTAATGCGCAAAGGTAAGCGCAAAACACTGGATGTTAAAGTCGGGCGTCTGTCCGGTCATGAGTCAGACGCGCCAGCTCAGGTGCTGGCCGATGGCAACGTAGTGACGGATCGGCTTGGCTTAGTGGTTGAACCGGTGGATGCCACCGTAGAGGAAAAGTGGCATTTAGTGGGCGGTGTCCTGGTTACTCAGGTTGATCCTCAAGGCGCGGCTGCGGATGCAGGCATCAGCCCCGGTGATGTGATTGCCCAACTGGGCTTCGAACAGATTGCGACTGTGGACGATTACACCCGCGTCATGAAGGCGCTGCCAGCGGACGACTTGGTCCCAATTCGCTTCTTCCGTGACGGAAGCCCCACCTTCCGCACAATCCGGATCGAATAA